From Salvelinus fontinalis isolate EN_2023a chromosome 37, ASM2944872v1, whole genome shotgun sequence, the proteins below share one genomic window:
- the LOC129836486 gene encoding myelin and lymphocyte protein-like: protein MASSTSSNPLPSGTSVFTTVPDLFFIPEFIFGGLVWTLVASTKVLIANPQGWVMFVSVFCFIFTTLWFLIFISGANKSSIWPTLDVVYHSLAAFFYLSAAVVQAYVTIGLKSLTSAFFKEYQLDIAAVVMCYVVTLLYALHAIFSTMRWKNSS from the exons ATGGCTTCCAGCACCTCCAGTAACCCTCTGCCCAGTGGCACCAGTGTGTTCACCACTGTTCCAGACCTCTTCTTCATCCCTGAGTTT ATATTCGGAGGTCTGGTGTGGACTCTGGTGGCCTCCACAAAGGTGCTGATTGCGAACCCTCAGGGCTGGGtgatgtttgtctctgtgttctgctTCATCTTCACTACTCTGTGGTTCCTCATCTTCATCAGTGGAGCCAATAAGAGCAGCATCTGGCCCACACTG gatgttgtgtatcatTCCCTTGCAGCCTTCTTCTACCTCAGTGCAGCAGTGGTACAGGCCTATGTCACCATTGGTCTGAAATCACTTACCAGTGCTTTCTTCAAAGAATACCAATTAGATATTGCTGCTGTG GTGATGTGTTATGTGGTGACTCTGCTCTACGCCCTCCATGCCATCTTCTCTACGATGAGATGGAAGAATTCCTCATGA